One window of the Pseudomonas sihuiensis genome contains the following:
- a CDS encoding acyl-CoA dehydrogenase — translation MDFAYSPKVQELRERVSAFMEAHIYPAEAVFEQQVAEGDRWQPTAIMEELKNKAKAEGLWNLFLPESDYGAGLTNTEYAPLAEIMGRSLIGPEPFNCAAPDTGNMEVLVRYGNEAQKQQWLEPLLSGEIRSAFAMTEPGVASSDATNMQANARREGDEWVINGRKWWTSGACDPRCKVMIFMGLTNPDAPRHQQHSMILVPMDAPGVTVLRPLPVFGYDDAPHGHAEVLFENVRVPYESVLLGEGRGFEIAQGRLGPGRIHHCMRSIGMAERALELMCKRAVSRTAFGKPLARLGGNIDHIADSRMEINQARLLTLNAAYMMDTVGNKIAASEIAQIKVVAPNVALKVIDRAIQMHGGAGVSNDFPLAYWYAMQRTLRLADGPDEVHRAAIGKFEIGKYVPRDVMKASR, via the coding sequence ATGGATTTCGCCTATTCCCCGAAGGTTCAAGAGCTGCGTGAGCGCGTCAGTGCATTCATGGAGGCGCACATCTACCCGGCTGAAGCGGTGTTCGAGCAGCAGGTGGCCGAAGGTGATCGTTGGCAGCCGACCGCGATCATGGAGGAGCTGAAGAACAAGGCCAAAGCCGAAGGTTTGTGGAACCTGTTCCTGCCCGAGTCCGACTATGGCGCGGGCCTGACCAACACCGAATATGCACCGTTGGCGGAGATCATGGGGCGTTCGCTGATCGGCCCCGAGCCGTTCAACTGCGCCGCGCCGGATACCGGCAACATGGAAGTGCTGGTGCGTTACGGCAACGAGGCGCAAAAGCAGCAATGGCTGGAGCCGCTGCTGTCCGGCGAGATTCGTTCCGCGTTCGCCATGACTGAGCCAGGCGTGGCCTCGAGCGACGCCACCAACATGCAGGCCAATGCTCGCCGCGAGGGCGATGAGTGGGTCATCAACGGCCGCAAGTGGTGGACCTCCGGTGCCTGCGACCCGCGCTGCAAGGTGATGATCTTCATGGGCCTGACCAACCCGGACGCGCCGCGCCACCAGCAGCACTCGATGATCCTGGTGCCGATGGATGCACCAGGCGTCACCGTACTGCGCCCGCTGCCGGTGTTCGGTTATGACGACGCGCCACATGGCCATGCCGAAGTGCTGTTCGAGAACGTGCGAGTGCCCTACGAGAGCGTATTGCTTGGTGAAGGGCGTGGCTTCGAGATCGCCCAGGGGCGCCTCGGCCCGGGCCGTATCCACCACTGCATGCGTTCGATCGGCATGGCCGAGCGCGCCCTGGAACTCATGTGCAAGCGCGCTGTTTCGCGGACCGCCTTTGGCAAGCCGCTGGCGCGCCTGGGTGGCAATATCGATCACATCGCCGATTCGCGCATGGAGATCAACCAGGCGCGTCTGCTGACCCTGAACGCGGCCTACATGATGGATACCGTGGGCAACAAGATCGCCGCCAGCGAAATCGCCCAGATCAAGGTGGTGGCGCCCAACGTGGCGCTCAAGGTGATCGACCGGGCGATCCAGATGCACGGCGGCGCGGGCGTCTCCAACGACTTCCCGCTGGCCTACTGGTACGCCATGCAGCGCACCCTGCGCCTGGCCGATGGCCCGGACGAGGTGCACCGCGCAGCCATCGGCAAGTTCGAGATTGGCAAGTACGTGCCGCGCGACGTGATGAAAGCCAGCCGCTGA
- a CDS encoding substrate-binding domain-containing protein codes for MPRALSADRDLWGRTLSLLLIGFICYALPLSVFAALPASEGNQPVLRIQGSNTIGAKLGPELVKGLFEAQGLHDIHSEEGARENEQRLLARRADGRQVIVEVAAHGSGTGFTSLKDGSADLAASSRPIKDGEAATLAPLGDMRSPQSEQVIAIDGLAIIVHPSNPIGTLSVEQIAQLFSGEIGDWAALGGKPGKVRPYARDDNSGTYDTFKELVLAPGGRTLAAGAQRFESSTQLSDAVSSDANGIGFIGLPYIRQAKAVAVAAGNSQPMPPSTTLIATEDYPLARRLFLYNDPQLANPWVRALIDFAHSPRGQAIVDNSGFIAQTVQAVKVAADAQMPAEYQQLAKQAQRLSVNFRFQEGSATLDNKAHRDLQRVLDYLKQHDKLQDKVVLVGFGDPKSDPERAELLSKLRAMAVRRELAKQGVLFREIIGMGSELPVAANDQNNGRIRNRRVEVWVY; via the coding sequence ATGCCGCGCGCCCTGTCCGCCGACCGCGACCTCTGGGGTCGTACTCTGTCCCTGCTGCTGATCGGTTTCATCTGCTACGCCCTCCCTCTTTCCGTCTTCGCCGCACTACCAGCCTCCGAGGGCAACCAACCGGTACTGCGCATCCAGGGCTCCAACACCATTGGTGCCAAGCTCGGCCCGGAGCTGGTCAAAGGGCTGTTCGAAGCTCAGGGCCTGCACGATATCCACAGCGAAGAAGGTGCCCGGGAAAACGAGCAGCGCCTGCTCGCACGACGGGCCGACGGCCGCCAGGTGATAGTCGAAGTCGCCGCTCACGGCTCTGGCACCGGTTTCACCTCGCTCAAGGACGGCAGCGCCGATCTGGCCGCCTCGTCGCGGCCGATCAAGGATGGCGAAGCCGCTACCCTGGCGCCCCTTGGCGATATGCGCAGTCCGCAGAGTGAACAGGTCATCGCCATCGATGGTCTGGCGATCATCGTCCATCCATCGAACCCGATTGGAACGCTGAGTGTGGAGCAGATCGCGCAGCTGTTTTCCGGCGAGATCGGAGACTGGGCTGCGCTGGGCGGCAAACCCGGCAAGGTTCGCCCCTACGCACGCGATGACAATTCCGGCACCTACGACACCTTCAAGGAGCTGGTGCTGGCTCCAGGCGGGCGCACACTCGCCGCCGGCGCGCAACGCTTCGAATCCAGCACCCAACTGTCCGACGCAGTGAGCAGTGATGCCAATGGCATCGGTTTCATTGGCCTGCCCTACATCCGCCAGGCCAAGGCTGTCGCCGTCGCTGCGGGCAATTCTCAGCCGATGCCACCGAGCACCACGCTGATCGCCACCGAGGACTATCCCCTGGCACGCCGCCTGTTTCTCTACAACGACCCGCAACTGGCCAATCCCTGGGTACGCGCGCTGATCGACTTCGCCCACAGCCCACGCGGCCAGGCCATTGTCGACAACAGCGGTTTCATCGCCCAGACCGTCCAGGCGGTCAAGGTCGCCGCAGATGCGCAAATGCCAGCGGAGTACCAGCAACTGGCAAAGCAGGCGCAGCGCCTGTCGGTGAACTTCCGCTTCCAGGAAGGCAGCGCAACGCTGGATAACAAAGCACATCGTGATTTGCAGCGGGTGCTGGACTATCTCAAGCAACACGACAAGCTGCAGGACAAGGTGGTGCTGGTGGGTTTCGGCGATCCGAAAAGCGACCCCGAGCGCGCCGAACTGCTGTCGAAACTGCGCGCCATGGCCGTGCGCCGCGAGCTGGCCAAACAAGGCGTACTGTTTCGTGAAATCATCGGGATGGGCAGCGAGCTACCGGTGGCGGCCAATGATCAGAACAATGGCCGTATCCGTAATCGCCGTGTCGAAGTCTGGGTCTACTGA
- a CDS encoding TerC family protein — protein sequence MDALLAFLTSPIFGTPGWFWLAFLVLIITLLVLDLGVLHRDQHEIEMRESLLLYSGYFSVGVAFGGWIWWQLGGTKAMEYYTGFLVEQSLSMDNVFVMAMILGYFNIPRKYQHRVLFWGILGVIVLRAIMIGLGTALVQQFDWILYIFGAFLLFSGVKMLRSGDEESHPDLAQNPVIRFVRKHIRVTDELHEGKFLVRLKDQVSGKPLLYATPLLLALVLIELADLVFAVDSVPAVLAISQDPFIVYTSNIFAILGLRALYFALAALMHRFIYLKYALALVLMYIGGKIFLHDLIKVPALLSLGVTLGLLAGGVILSLLNTRDQKAPQH from the coding sequence ATGGACGCTCTACTTGCCTTTTTGACATCCCCCATTTTCGGTACCCCCGGCTGGTTCTGGCTGGCCTTCCTGGTACTGATCATCACCCTTCTGGTACTCGACCTCGGCGTGCTGCATCGCGATCAGCATGAAATCGAGATGCGCGAGAGCCTGCTGCTGTATTCCGGCTACTTCAGTGTCGGCGTCGCCTTCGGCGGCTGGATCTGGTGGCAGCTCGGCGGTACCAAGGCGATGGAGTACTACACCGGTTTCCTGGTGGAGCAATCGCTGTCGATGGACAACGTCTTCGTCATGGCGATGATCCTCGGCTACTTCAACATCCCGCGTAAGTACCAGCACCGCGTGCTGTTCTGGGGCATTCTCGGGGTGATCGTGCTGCGCGCGATCATGATTGGCCTGGGCACGGCGCTGGTGCAGCAGTTCGACTGGATTCTCTACATCTTTGGCGCCTTCCTGCTATTCAGCGGCGTCAAGATGCTGCGCAGCGGTGACGAAGAGTCGCATCCAGACCTGGCGCAGAATCCGGTGATCCGTTTCGTGCGCAAGCACATTCGCGTCACCGATGAGCTGCACGAAGGCAAGTTCCTGGTGCGTCTGAAGGATCAGGTCAGTGGCAAGCCGCTGCTCTATGCCACCCCGCTGCTGCTGGCGCTGGTGCTGATCGAACTGGCCGACCTGGTGTTCGCGGTGGACAGCGTGCCGGCGGTACTGGCCATCTCGCAGGACCCGTTCATCGTCTACACCTCGAACATCTTCGCCATTCTCGGCCTGCGCGCGCTGTATTTCGCCCTGGCCGCACTGATGCACCGCTTCATCTACCTGAAGTACGCCCTGGCGCTGGTGCTGATGTATATCGGCGGCAAGATCTTCCTGCACGACCTGATCAAGGTTCCCGCCCTGCTCTCGCTTGGCGTCACCCTGGGGCTGCTGGCAGGCGGGGTGATCCTGTCGCTGCTCAATACCCGCGACCAGAAAGCCCCGCAACACTGA